In the Pyrolobus fumarii 1A genome, one interval contains:
- a CDS encoding DUF763 domain-containing protein yields the protein MVTGYWGVAELPLHDGHVPRWMAERMKRLLRAIVAFIVEDRGPGWLVERLADPLWFQALNNVIGMDWDSSGSTTVLTGLLRQVTETGEFGLMVAGGKGRRALETPSDLEVIGEKLGLSSSRVEYLKRVSRLAAAADSSLLQDGFQLYHHTVIVAEDGSWTIVQQGMSLEERVARRYHVSHRVVHEGVETLEPHTGVVSRLRRSAVLDLTSRASLEARRVIVDVAREKPERVLRLLREAIAVARGVVPLTSFSGGKRPSQTVIRYYRPLKPPDPRRIEPVLRRVYELQPDTIEALVSIRGVGPATIRALALIAELVYGSEASHEDPAVTDPLRYAFAVGGKDGYPYPFDAKTAEEAAAVLEEAVAKARIGDREKLEAIRKLRRLLRPPV from the coding sequence ATGGTGACCGGCTACTGGGGTGTAGCAGAGCTACCGCTTCACGATGGTCACGTGCCGCGCTGGATGGCCGAGCGGATGAAGAGGTTGTTGAGAGCCATTGTAGCCTTTATAGTGGAGGATAGGGGGCCGGGTTGGCTTGTCGAGAGGCTTGCTGATCCTCTCTGGTTCCAGGCGCTTAACAACGTGATAGGGATGGACTGGGATAGTTCGGGCTCTACGACGGTGCTAACGGGGCTGTTGAGACAGGTGACGGAGACTGGAGAGTTTGGCTTGATGGTTGCTGGTGGTAAGGGTAGGAGGGCTCTAGAGACTCCAAGCGACCTCGAGGTTATCGGGGAGAAGCTTGGGCTTAGTAGCTCCAGGGTCGAGTATCTGAAGAGGGTTTCCAGGTTAGCCGCTGCCGCGGACTCTAGCCTGTTGCAGGATGGTTTCCAGCTCTACCACCACACCGTTATCGTTGCGGAAGATGGCTCATGGACTATAGTTCAGCAGGGTATGAGCCTTGAGGAGCGTGTAGCTAGACGTTACCACGTATCGCACCGGGTTGTGCACGAGGGCGTTGAGACTCTGGAGCCTCACACGGGTGTGGTCTCGAGGCTCCGGAGGAGCGCAGTGCTAGACCTAACGTCGCGCGCCAGCCTTGAGGCGCGTCGGGTTATCGTGGATGTTGCTAGGGAGAAGCCGGAGAGGGTGCTGCGCCTCCTCCGAGAGGCTATAGCGGTGGCTAGGGGTGTCGTGCCCCTCACGAGCTTCTCTGGCGGCAAGCGTCCGTCCCAAACAGTCATCCGCTATTATCGTCCGTTGAAACCCCCGGATCCTAGACGCATCGAGCCCGTGCTACGCCGGGTTTACGAGCTACAACCGGATACCATTGAGGCGCTCGTGTCTATACGTGGCGTTGGCCCGGCCACTATACGCGCGTTAGCGCTCATCGCCGAGCTCGTCTATGGTTCCGAAGCTAGCCACGAGGATCCAGCCGTAACCGACCCGCTTCGCTACGCTTTCGCCGTGGGCGGTAAGGATGGGTACCCCTACCCCTTTGACGCCAAGACAGCCGAAGAGGCTGCAGCGGTTCTCGAGGAGGCTGTTGCTAAGGCGCGTATAGGTGACCGTGAGAAGCTCGAGGCGATAAGGAAGCTAAGGAGGCTGCTACGGCCCCCGGTCTAG
- a CDS encoding class II glutamine amidotransferase, whose amino-acid sequence MCRMLAFWARRENSELLEPLLKAFVDACGNDEFLARVSGGEVRCHCDGWGYAAVFASDGGTQVVHEKFYAPSREEHLGSLAQATRRIISLARDSREVALVLHCRKAGRTEPVGISHAHPYREEITYYDIFFAHNGSFRKDDIALILGLPSQLYTDSALGAKLYARLLESGGEALDALRRLAFYTRTAFNTVALLVERTSGQTTITYSALTCADDPARLDYYEAYISANRDYFIYASSTVAQHPEAQVVEWSRVRGRAGRIGFYERGLHITQVVRCPPI is encoded by the coding sequence ATGTGTAGGATGCTAGCCTTCTGGGCGAGGAGAGAGAATAGTGAGCTGCTAGAGCCTCTACTCAAGGCATTTGTAGACGCTTGTGGTAACGATGAGTTTCTCGCGAGGGTGTCTGGGGGAGAGGTTAGATGCCATTGCGACGGGTGGGGGTATGCAGCGGTCTTCGCGAGTGATGGGGGCACACAAGTTGTTCACGAGAAGTTCTACGCGCCTAGCCGCGAGGAGCACTTAGGTAGCCTGGCACAGGCCACGAGGAGAATCATTAGCTTAGCCCGTGATAGTAGAGAGGTTGCCCTCGTACTGCATTGCAGGAAGGCTGGTAGAACCGAACCCGTAGGTATATCCCATGCCCACCCCTACCGCGAGGAGATCACATACTATGATATCTTCTTCGCGCATAATGGCAGCTTCCGCAAGGATGACATAGCCTTGATACTCGGGCTACCCTCGCAGCTGTACACCGACTCGGCACTGGGAGCTAAACTGTACGCCAGGCTCCTAGAGTCTGGCGGAGAGGCCCTTGACGCGCTCCGTAGGCTCGCTTTCTATACACGCACAGCATTCAACACCGTAGCCCTCCTCGTGGAGAGGACCAGCGGCCAGACCACGATAACATACTCGGCGCTCACCTGCGCCGACGACCCCGCCAGGCTAGACTACTACGAGGCGTACATCTCCGCCAACCGCGACTACTTCATCTACGCATCGTCCACCGTCGCACAGCACCCAGAGGCTCAGGTTGTAGAGTGGAGTAGGGTTAGGGGCAGAGCCGGGCGCATAGGCTTCTATGAGAGAGGGCTCCATATCACTCAGGTAGTGCGCTGCCCGCCCATCTAA
- a CDS encoding ABC transporter ATP-binding protein, with protein sequence MPLVVRNLHKRYGRVTAVQGVSFELREGSVLGLVGPNGAGKTTTIKSILGFVRPQAGEILVDGLPAWSREARRKLGYVPELPEAPLWLTPRRLLELLAEMEGLPRTEARREAERALEELGLVDHADKRLGALSKGLRKRVLIAQSLLNIEAKRYILMDEPMSGLDPEWVSRLRGLIRRLREQGVGILVSSHLLRELEGLADEVVIISRGRVVYKGGLEELAARMKVGGVVEARVSDARRVAEVLRSSGLVERVEVEGDVVRAWVARDADTSSVVKLIYDAGVNVLSVEAKRVSLEDAYRRLVSEAR encoded by the coding sequence TTGCCACTAGTTGTACGCAATCTCCACAAGAGGTATGGACGCGTTACTGCAGTGCAGGGTGTTAGCTTCGAGCTGCGCGAGGGTAGTGTGCTTGGCCTCGTGGGGCCGAATGGAGCAGGAAAAACAACGACGATCAAGAGTATACTTGGGTTTGTGAGGCCCCAGGCTGGCGAGATTCTCGTCGATGGTCTTCCAGCGTGGAGTAGGGAGGCTAGGAGAAAGCTTGGTTATGTCCCGGAGTTGCCCGAGGCACCCCTGTGGCTTACCCCGCGCAGGCTCCTTGAGCTGCTAGCGGAGATGGAGGGGTTGCCGCGCACAGAGGCTAGGAGGGAGGCTGAGAGGGCGCTGGAGGAGCTGGGGCTCGTCGACCACGCGGATAAGAGGCTTGGGGCGTTGAGCAAGGGTCTGAGAAAGAGGGTTCTCATAGCACAGTCGCTCCTCAACATCGAGGCTAAGAGGTACATATTGATGGACGAGCCTATGTCGGGCTTGGATCCCGAGTGGGTATCGCGGCTTAGGGGCCTCATCCGGAGGCTTAGAGAGCAGGGCGTTGGCATCCTGGTCAGCAGCCATCTTCTTCGTGAGCTTGAGGGACTTGCCGACGAGGTTGTGATCATCTCGAGAGGTAGGGTCGTCTATAAGGGCGGATTAGAGGAGCTCGCGGCAAGGATGAAGGTAGGTGGTGTTGTTGAGGCTCGTGTTAGCGACGCTAGGCGTGTTGCCGAGGTTCTACGCTCCTCTGGTCTCGTTGAGAGGGTTGAGGTTGAGGGTGATGTTGTGAGAGCATGGGTTGCGCGTGACGCCGACACTAGTAGCGTCGTGAAGCTAATCTACGATGCGGGCGTCAACGTCTTATCTGTTGAGGCAAAGCGCGTTAGCCTCGAGGATGCTTATAGAAGGCTGGTTTCGGAGGCCCGATAG
- a CDS encoding ABC transporter permease, whose translation MRGLTLRGLKSVAKYEIARELRKRSIYVLVVLAFLPIPVTLLVKSMIGQEMLETVKKIAPILGLDLSRFWAVMMGFENPPPQLAQIMALLHVASLAGMAWLIAILYGGDLFASDIRDKAIHLLLVRPITRLEYVVAKFAVVTGLLLLLFEVAGLVLYTCAWILFGEQTGLHEVIGFSALLAISILPLLLTSAAIGAATRNPLLGMLLGFAVYFASGIIATIAALAMVPDALATPEGLAKLQEVAYSINAANPYGAGSILGQALYAMMHHEGKIPLALPGLTVEIAAEPLAATASVTLIISTIAFIVLNWALVTLRDL comes from the coding sequence ATGAGGGGGTTAACGCTACGCGGGTTGAAGAGCGTCGCAAAGTACGAGATAGCTAGGGAGTTGAGGAAGAGGAGCATCTATGTGCTTGTAGTGCTAGCCTTCTTGCCGATACCAGTGACGCTACTAGTGAAGAGCATGATTGGCCAAGAGATGCTAGAGACGGTCAAGAAGATTGCTCCGATACTCGGACTCGACCTTAGCCGCTTCTGGGCTGTCATGATGGGGTTTGAGAATCCACCTCCACAGCTTGCCCAGATCATGGCATTGCTGCACGTCGCTAGCCTGGCGGGCATGGCTTGGCTCATCGCGATACTATACGGGGGCGACCTCTTTGCATCCGATATCAGAGACAAGGCTATACATCTTCTACTCGTGAGGCCCATTACGCGCCTAGAGTACGTCGTAGCCAAGTTTGCTGTTGTGACGGGGCTACTCCTACTATTGTTCGAGGTGGCGGGGCTCGTGCTCTACACGTGCGCCTGGATACTGTTCGGAGAGCAAACGGGTCTCCATGAGGTCATAGGGTTCTCGGCGCTACTAGCCATTAGCATACTCCCTCTGCTACTCACATCCGCCGCCATAGGCGCCGCAACACGCAACCCGCTACTCGGCATGCTGCTAGGCTTCGCAGTCTACTTCGCCTCGGGTATCATAGCAACAATCGCGGCATTAGCAATGGTGCCCGACGCACTCGCGACACCAGAGGGTCTCGCAAAGCTACAGGAGGTTGCATACTCCATTAACGCCGCTAACCCTTACGGCGCAGGCTCGATACTGGGCCAGGCACTGTACGCTATGATGCACCACGAGGGTAAGATACCTCTTGCGCTACCCGGCTTAACAGTAGAGATTGCTGCTGAGCCGCTAGCCGCCACAGCCTCGGTGACACTCATCATCTCGACTATCGCGTTCATAGTGTTAAACTGGGCTCTCGTAACACTAAGAGACCTCTAG